In Rhizobiales bacterium NRL2, a genomic segment contains:
- a CDS encoding 3-hydroxy-2-methylbutyryl-CoA dehydrogenase — translation MKLKGAAVVVTGGASGLGGATARELASAGAKVTIFDLNEDLGNKIAGEIGGVFAKCNVADEASAEAAFKTASDAHGPCRVLINCAGIGTATKTTSKGTPHPLDAFRKVIDVNLIGTFNCIRLAATEMAAGEPDDNGDRGVIVNTASVAAFDGQIGQAAYSASKGGIVGMTLPIARDLMNDGIRVCTIAPGLFMTPLLASLPDNVKDALAASVPFPKRLGDPSEYAHMARTIIENQMLNGETIRLDGAIRMAPR, via the coding sequence ATGAAACTGAAGGGTGCAGCGGTCGTCGTCACGGGCGGCGCTTCCGGTCTTGGCGGCGCCACGGCGCGCGAGCTGGCTTCCGCCGGCGCGAAGGTGACGATCTTCGATCTCAACGAGGATCTGGGCAACAAGATCGCCGGCGAGATCGGCGGCGTGTTCGCGAAGTGCAATGTCGCCGACGAGGCCTCCGCCGAGGCCGCGTTCAAGACCGCCAGCGATGCCCACGGACCCTGCCGCGTGCTGATCAACTGCGCCGGCATCGGCACCGCGACCAAGACCACCTCGAAAGGCACGCCGCATCCGCTCGACGCCTTCAGGAAGGTGATCGACGTCAACCTGATCGGCACCTTCAACTGCATCCGTCTGGCCGCCACCGAGATGGCGGCGGGCGAGCCGGACGACAACGGCGACCGGGGCGTCATCGTCAACACCGCGTCGGTCGCGGCCTTCGACGGCCAGATCGGCCAGGCGGCCTATTCGGCCTCGAAGGGCGGCATCGTCGGCATGACGCTGCCGATCGCGCGCGACCTGATGAATGACGGCATCCGCGTCTGCACCATCGCGCCGGGCCTGTTCATGACGCCGCTGCTGGCCAGCCTGCCGGACAACGTCAAGGACGCGCTGGCCGCCTCCGTGCCGTTCCCGAAGCGCCTCGGCGATCCGTCGGAATACGCGCACATGGCCCGCACCATCATCGAGAACCAGATGCTGAACGGCGAGACCATCCGTCTGGACGGCGCCATCCGCATGGCGCCGCGGTAG